In one Magallana gigas chromosome 7, xbMagGiga1.1, whole genome shotgun sequence genomic region, the following are encoded:
- the LOC105328335 gene encoding GDP-fucose protein O-fucosyltransferase 1 codes for MQFYTMMASWLGVTVLLLLCFLPGRGTNSSEHQWDDRGYLIFCLCMGRFGNQAEHFLGGLAFAKKIDRTLIVPPFRTYKNIEFDEWFKLEPLKEYHRVILARDFMKDLAPTHWPPGNRTGVCYGKPGRECQMKEGNPFGPFWDGLGVDFDKTISVEAYYGNPQGWMEALPVDKYPVVALRGAPAPFPMAEENIPLAKYLQWSDNIEEEAGSHIQKLMGNEKFIGIHLRNGVDWKNACEHVEGNENYMASPQCLGYGRGTKVTHKMCFPPKEEILRLVKNAVLKTKAKHIYVATDKNPMKEDLENHLKSLKVKVHHLDPWLPQIDLAILGKSELFIGNCISSFTSFVSRQRLVQDKPTQFWGYS; via the exons ATGCAGTTTTACACCATGATGGCGAGCTGGCTAGGGGTGACGGTACTACTGCTGTTGTGTTTTCTGCCAGGGAGGGGCACTAACAGCTCAGAACACCAGTGGGATGACAGGGGGTACCTCATCTTCTGTCTATGTATGG GTCGGTTTGGAAACCAGGCAGAACATTTCCTGGGAGGCCTAGCATTTGCCAAAAAGATTGACAGAACTCTCATTGTTCCTCCATTTAGAACTTAT AAAAACATAGAGTTTGATGAATGGTTTAAGCTGGAGCCACTGAAGGAGTACCATAGAGTGATTCTAGCCAGGGATTTCATGAAGGACCTTGCCCCCACCCACTGGCCCCCGGGGAACCGCACGGGGGTCTGCTACGGCAAGCCTGGGAGGGAGTGTCAGATGAAGGAGGGGAACCCCTTTGGGCCGTTTTGGGATGGGCTGGGAGTGGACTTTGACAAGACGATATCTGTGGAGGCTTACTATGGGAATCCACAGGGATGGATGGAGGC ACTTCCAGTGGATAAATACCCAGTAGTTGCCCTTCGTGGGGCCCCAGCCCCTTTTCCAATGGCTGAAGAAAATATCCCACTAGCCAAATACCTTCAGTGGTCGGACAACATTGAGGAGGAAGCTGGCAGTCACATACAGAAACTGATGGggaatgaaaaattcataggAATCCATCTCAGAAATGGAGTAGACTGG AAAAATGCCTGTGAACATGTAGAAGGGAATGAGAATTATATGGCCTCCCCACAATGTCTTGGTTATGGAAGAGGCACAAAAGTTACTCACAAGATGTGCTTTCCTCCAAAGGAGGAAATCCTAAG attagtaaaaaatgcagttttaaaaacaaaagctaaACACATATATGTAGCTACAGACAAGAATCCAATGAAGGAAGATTTAGAAAACCATTTAAAATCCCTGAAG GTCAAAGTTCATCACCTTGACCCTTGGTTGCCACAGATTGACCTTGCCATTTTAGGGAAATCAGAGCTGTTCATTGGCAACTGCATTTCATCGTTTACATCTTTTGTATCCAGACAGAGACTTGTACAAGATAAACCCACCCAGTTCTGGGGGTACAGCTAG
- the LOC105328334 gene encoding neurocalcin homolog translates to MGSQSSALKPETMADLRKQTEFTEKEIQDWYKDFIADWPKGYMNVEEFEKMYAGFFPKGDASKFARHVFRAFDLNDDGHVDFREFICGFSATLRGTTVQKLKWAFSIYDIDKNGFISKGEMKDIISAIHKIAGIMTQNESEQAVQQKIHEVFREMDKNHDEKISLQEFIESASQDRSLISVLELNYDIQ, encoded by the exons ATGGGTTCTCAGAGCAGTGCGCTGAAACCAGAAACAATGGCGGATCTAAGAAAACAAACAGAGTTCACGGAGAAAGAAATACAGGATTGGTACAAAGACTTTATAGCAGACTGGCCCAAAGGCTACATGAATGTCGAAGAGTTCGAAAAAATGTACGCGGGATTCTTCCCGAAAGGAGACGCTTCGAAATTTGCCAGACACGTTTTTCGAGCTTTCGACTTGAATGACGATGGACATGTCGATTTTCGGGAATTTATTTGCGGATTCAGCGCCACCCTGCGTGGTACCACTGTACAGAAACTCAAGTGGGCTTTTAGCATCTATGACATTGATAAAAATGGATTTATCTCTAAAGGCGAGATGAAGGATATCATTTCG GCTATTCACAAAATTGCTGGAATTATGACGCAAAACGAAAGCGAACAAGCCGTGCAACAGAAAATACACGAGGTCTTCCGGGAGATGGATAAAAACCATGACGAAAAAATCTCCCTCCAAGAATTCATCGAGAGCGCCTCCCAGGACAGGAGCTTGATAAGCGTGCTGGAGTTAAATTACGACATTCAGTGA
- the LOC105328337 gene encoding neurocalcin homolog translates to MGKQNSKLQPGTIEELSKQTEFSEEEIRQWYKDFVHDFPKGYVKLDEFERMYEGFFPNGDASKFARHVFHAFDVDGDGHIDFREFVCGLNATLRGSIEQKLQWAFRVYDIHEDGYISKEEMKDIISAIHKVTGSKRDTGSEMTLRQEIEEVFQRMDKNADQRISLREFLESAAKDPGLVKLLELHQTTDTCQSTQ, encoded by the exons ATGGGGAAACAGAACAGCAAATTACAACCAGGAACCATCGAAGAGCTAAGCAAGCAAACGGAGTTCTCCGAGGAAGAGATTCGGCAATGGTACAAGGACTTTGTTCATGATTTCCCGAAAGGCTACGTGAAGCTGGATGAATTTGAGCGGATGTACGAGGGATTTTTTCCCAATGGAGACGCTTCCAAGTTCGCCAGACACGTCTTCCATGCGTTTGATGTGGACGGGGACGGCCACATTGATTTTCGGGAGTTTGTTTGCGGTCTGAACGCAACCTTACGGGGAAGCATAGAGCAGAAGCTGCAGTGGGCATTCAGGGTGTACGATATTCACGAGGACGGCTATATTTCCAAGGAAGAAATGAAGGACATTATTTCT GCTATTCATAAAGTCACGGGCAGCAAGAGGGACACCGGAAGCGAGATGACACTACGGCAGGAAATCGAGGAAGTGTTTCAGAGAATGGACAAGAATGCCGACCAAAGAATCTCTCTCAGAGAATTCTTAGAGAGTGCAGCAAAAGACCCAGGCTTGGTCAAGCTGCTGGAACTTCACCAAACAACAGACACATGCCAGTCCACACAGTAG
- the LOC117684619 gene encoding zinc finger protein 678 translates to MENTEEPKEDLGKDGNLTLDHVCNNSSLDSKYGHKDRQDVNLSIGQKKGEKSSYNKKRSEHFMQVEFGDSSAFEIRQTPTDNTTTSNEQENDSEKHGKQQTPVSRVNAIDDRQSNMWGSEKDKECQDEAENTSATQFQKTINNDREPAIETSSKKRTINMIVSDILKSKETVDKEKSDDVHSKDGSGSEDTRRETQPKKRRKARNPVNLAYSEDSQDIAEDSLFDKDDNFNCEVCFASFSRHIDLAEHYMLHKDEEGYNYIFNGKTFETTPDQQSFIESYFYSKMKEKSSVHEDGPDEFYQNIPVNQDNDDYSNQSAMEDGSEMVKSESENPLQCDYCDKAFSSTLLLKRHISVHTGERPHKCDVCGKTFNLPHHLKTHARIHTNVRPYKCDVCGRAFNESSSLKRHTRIHAKERPYIYICDVCGKTFNEPHNLRTHLRIHSDVKPYTCGVCKKAFIRQQTLKNHMRIHTDERPYKCEVCEKAFKELHHLKIHVRIHTDIRPYKCDICEKTFNERSSLKRHIRIHTGEKPYKCSLCDKAFNHNESLKIHLRHHTGERPFRCDICDKTFTDPKNYKSHQKTHSSKLKFKCESCDKSFSEETRMWQHMRIHTGDLPFKCMICGKTFNQSSSLKRHLKTLHPGINLSDKSLFPSIPVESDEDEDLDEEDIADVVNEPPETSATFPVGVEKA, encoded by the coding sequence ATGGAAAATACAGAGGAACCAAAAGAAGATTTGGGGAAAGATGGCAACCTAACACTTGATCATGTTTGTAATAACAGTAGTTTAGATAGTAAATATGGTCACAAAGACAGACAAGATGTTAATCTTTCCATTGGACAAAAAAAgggagaaaaatcttcttacaataaGAAACGGTCTGAGCATTTTATGCAAGTTGAGTTTGGAGATTCCTCAGCTTTTGAAATCAGACAAACCCCTACAGACAACACCACTACCTCAAATGAACAGGAAAATGACAGTGAAAAACATGGAAAACAGCAGACTCCTGTTAGTCGAGTCAATGCTATTGATGATCGCCAAAGCAATATGTGGGGAAGTGAAAAAGATAAAGAGTGTCAAGATGAAGCAGAAAATACCTCTGCTACTCAGTTTCAAAAAACTATAAACAATGACAGAGAGCCAGCAATAGAGACAAGTAGCAAAAAGAGGACCATAAATATGATTGTGAGTGACATCCTGAAAAGTAAGGAAACAGTGGACAAGGAAAAGTCTGATGACGTACACAGCAAAGATGGATCAGGGAGTGAAGATACCAGGAGGGAGACTCAACCAAAGAAGAGAAGAAAGGCCAGGAACCCTGTCAACCTAGCATATAGTGAAGATAGTCAAGACATAGCAGAGGATTCACTCTTTGACAAGGATGATAATTTCAATTGTGAGGTTTGTTTTGCATCATTTAGCAGACACATTGACTTGGCAGAGCACTATATGCTGCATAAGGATGAGGAGGGttataattacattttcaatgGAAAGACATTTGAGACCACTCCAGACCAACAGAGCTTTATAGAATCTTATTTCTACAGCAAAATGAAGGAAAAATCATCTGTTCATGAAGATGGACCTgatgaattttatcaaaacattccAGTAAATCAAGACAATGATGATTATTCAAATCAGTCGGCCATGGAAGATGGATCAGAAATGGTCAAAAGTGAAAGTGAAAACCCACTTCAATGTGACTATTGTGACAAAGCTTTCAGTAGTACTTTGTTACTTAAGAGACACATCAGTGTACATACTGGTGAAAGACCTCACAAGTGTGATGTCTGTGGAAAGACTTTTAATCTACCTCATCATCTGAAAACTCATGCTAGAATCCACACCAATGTCAGACCTTACAAATGTGATGTCTGTGGCCGAGCCTTCAATGAAAGTTCCAGTCTTAAAAGACATACCCGAATCCATGCAAAAGAAAGGCcctatatttatatttgtgatGTTTGTGGAAAAACTTTCAATGAACCTCATAATCTAAGGACCCATCTCAGAATTCATTCCGATGTTAAACCTTACACATGTGGAGTGTGTAAAAAAGCATTCATTCGTCAGCAGACTCTGAAAAATCACATGCGTATTCATACAGATGAGAGACCATACAAGTGTGAAGTTTGTGAAAAAGCATTCAAAGAGCTACACCACTTAAAAATTCATGTCCGCATCCACACAGATATACGGCCGTACAAGTGTGACATTTGTGAAAAGACTTTCAATGAAAGGTCAAGTTTGAAAAGACATATCCGGATTCACACTGGAGAGAAACCATATAAATGTTCCTTGTGTGACAAGGCATTTAATCACAATGAGAGTTTGAAAATTCATCTACGACATCACACAGGTGAAAGGCCATTCAGGTGTGACATCTGTGATAAAACCTTTACAGACCCCAAAAACTACAAAAGCCACCAGAAAACTCATTCAAGCAAGTTGAAATTCAAGTGTGAGTCCTGTGACAAGTCTTTTTCAGAGGAAACTAGAATGTGGCAACATATGAGAATCCACACTGGAGATCTCCCATTCAAGTGCATGATTTGTGGTAAAACTTTCAACCAAAGCTCCAGTCTGAAGCGGCATTTGAAAACGCTGCATCCGGGTATAAACTTATCAGACAAAAGTCTGTTTCCTTCAATTCCAGTTGAGTCAGATGAAGACGAggatttggatgaagaagacaTTGCAGATGTTGTAAATGAACCTCCTGAAACCTCCGCAACATTTCCTGTTGGTGTAGAGAAAGCCTGA